A window of the Acidimicrobiia bacterium genome harbors these coding sequences:
- the proB gene encoding glutamate 5-kinase — protein MRTAPTPGDPVVLKVGSSSLTFPGGGVDPAAIERVAGMVAWCWAAGFPTVLVTSGAVATGLPILGFEHRPKGLADYQVAAAVGQSRLMGHYADALAVHGLIGGQVLLTKDVLANRQQYLHSRQALLKMLELGIVPVINENDIIVVDELKYGDNDRLAAIVSHLVSAQLMVLLTDTAGIYTDDPRRAEDAELLSAVRHTDQILDAVSAGASGPLGSGGIATKVAAARMAAWSGIPTVIGPAARTDVMEEILAGNDIGTWVAPHPSGLSARKLWIAFGLPSEGSVTIDRGAEEAIRRAGRSLLGVGVTATHGAFEAGRAVEVLNVDGDLIAKGIVRYGADTLAT, from the coding sequence GTGAGGACCGCCCCGACCCCGGGGGATCCGGTCGTTCTTAAGGTCGGTTCCTCGAGTCTCACCTTTCCGGGTGGGGGCGTCGATCCGGCGGCCATTGAACGGGTGGCCGGTATGGTCGCCTGGTGCTGGGCCGCCGGCTTTCCGACTGTCCTCGTCACCTCAGGAGCCGTCGCAACCGGGTTGCCCATTCTCGGATTTGAGCACCGTCCCAAAGGTCTGGCTGACTATCAGGTGGCGGCTGCCGTCGGGCAGTCGCGCCTCATGGGCCACTATGCCGACGCGCTAGCCGTTCATGGACTGATAGGAGGTCAGGTGCTGTTGACCAAGGATGTCTTGGCCAACCGTCAGCAATATCTGCACTCTCGTCAAGCCCTACTGAAGATGCTGGAACTCGGCATCGTGCCGGTGATCAATGAAAATGACATCATCGTTGTCGATGAACTCAAATACGGCGACAACGACCGACTCGCCGCGATTGTTTCGCATTTGGTGTCTGCCCAACTCATGGTCTTGCTCACTGACACCGCCGGGATTTACACCGATGATCCTCGTCGGGCCGAGGACGCCGAGCTGCTCAGTGCGGTCCGCCACACCGATCAAATTCTCGATGCCGTGTCGGCTGGAGCGTCCGGTCCACTCGGATCGGGAGGCATCGCCACCAAAGTCGCAGCCGCGCGGATGGCGGCCTGGTCGGGGATCCCGACGGTCATCGGGCCAGCTGCTCGGACCGACGTCATGGAAGAGATTTTGGCGGGCAATGACATTGGTACCTGGGTCGCGCCGCATCCTTCTGGCCTTTCCGCTCGGAAACTGTGGATCGCTTTTGGACTCCCTTCCGAAGGAAGCGTGACGATCGATCGGGGAGCCGAAGAGGCCATTCGCCGGGCAGGCCGGTCATTGCTTGGCGTAGGTGTCACGGCCACTCATGGAGCGTTCGAGGCGGGCAGGGCGGTTGAGGTACTCAACGTCGACGGCGACCTTATCGCCAAAGGAATCGTCCGGTATGGAGCCGACACCTTGGCGAC